The following proteins are co-located in the Motilibacter rhizosphaerae genome:
- a CDS encoding helix-turn-helix transcriptional regulator, with amino-acid sequence MREPFVSPAAVGEHIGKPVSWIYNNAERLGIPRYRLGKQLRFRLSEVDAWLAQQSEGTAA; translated from the coding sequence ATGCGAGAGCCCTTCGTCTCGCCCGCGGCCGTTGGCGAGCACATCGGCAAGCCGGTGAGTTGGATCTACAACAACGCGGAGCGACTGGGGATCCCCCGCTACCGGCTCGGGAAGCAGCTTCGCTTCCGGCTGTCGGAGGTGGACGCCTGGCTCGCTCAGCAGTCGGAGGGCACCGCCGCCTGA
- a CDS encoding helicase-related protein, which yields MSPEACRPVLKGRVPLHHQWEAFDFATVHPKVVVSLPPGAGKTTVAQLALARAFLEKPTGHALVLGPSAQLMRQTHGDTGGVLPGLKLGTFDSPGIGKAPRPGVCPVQVVFGTYRKLAGTGARGEARNAAGIPVWAATVPWDLIILDEASRIPPASLAAVRALARKAPRVLALDATPFGNDAGSLWKTVHAAGVQPWPSEYEFESRYCWRPEQANAWQSAMRLTAMGRRQVRSLVEPHVHGRTWPELMADAAARGDQESLRRFRFPERLPEVTLWAPLHPDQVEVLAAADADARRRRMRETPRATVESILDGCKLPEGSLGRYTRVDRAIQWMGDRRTEFGKAVVFSEHVDQAHAFAERWEARGFGRCLVVTGTAKKQERLDAVDAFTNDPEVTALAGSSVLETGLNLQASNLQVNLGISWNPAREAQREGRVARMGSRHATYQVLHVLLEHDIERAKLRTHERKIGEALSVLPWRVGA from the coding sequence TTGAGTCCCGAGGCCTGCCGGCCCGTCCTCAAGGGACGGGTGCCGCTTCACCACCAGTGGGAGGCCTTCGACTTTGCCACCGTCCACCCCAAGGTGGTCGTCTCCCTGCCGCCTGGTGCTGGCAAGACGACCGTCGCGCAACTGGCGCTTGCCAGAGCCTTCCTGGAAAAGCCCACTGGCCACGCGCTGGTGTTGGGCCCCAGCGCGCAGTTGATGCGGCAGACTCACGGGGACACAGGCGGCGTCCTACCCGGCCTCAAGCTGGGCACGTTCGACAGCCCAGGGATCGGCAAGGCCCCTCGTCCAGGCGTCTGCCCGGTCCAGGTGGTCTTCGGTACCTATCGCAAGCTGGCTGGCACGGGTGCTCGAGGAGAGGCACGCAACGCAGCCGGCATCCCGGTCTGGGCGGCCACAGTGCCGTGGGACCTCATCATCCTGGACGAAGCGAGCCGGATCCCGCCCGCGTCCCTTGCGGCGGTGCGAGCCCTCGCTCGCAAGGCTCCTCGGGTGCTCGCCCTGGACGCCACCCCGTTCGGCAACGACGCCGGCTCGCTCTGGAAGACGGTCCATGCCGCAGGAGTCCAGCCGTGGCCCAGCGAGTACGAGTTCGAGTCGAGGTACTGCTGGCGTCCCGAGCAGGCGAACGCTTGGCAGTCAGCCATGAGGCTGACGGCCATGGGAAGGCGACAGGTCCGCAGTCTCGTGGAGCCGCATGTGCATGGGCGGACCTGGCCGGAGCTCATGGCCGACGCCGCTGCACGGGGGGACCAGGAGAGCCTCCGCCGCTTCCGCTTCCCGGAGCGACTGCCGGAGGTCACCCTGTGGGCCCCGCTGCACCCGGACCAGGTCGAGGTACTTGCGGCTGCCGACGCCGACGCCAGGAGGCGGCGAATGCGTGAGACCCCACGGGCGACGGTCGAGTCCATACTGGACGGCTGCAAGCTGCCCGAGGGCTCCCTTGGTCGGTACACGCGAGTCGACCGAGCTATCCAATGGATGGGCGATCGCCGGACCGAGTTCGGCAAAGCAGTCGTCTTCTCCGAGCACGTGGACCAGGCGCATGCCTTCGCTGAGCGATGGGAGGCCCGGGGGTTCGGACGGTGCCTGGTCGTGACCGGCACCGCGAAGAAGCAGGAGCGACTCGACGCGGTCGATGCCTTCACCAACGACCCGGAGGTGACGGCCCTCGCCGGCAGCTCGGTCCTTGAGACAGGGCTCAACCTGCAGGCCTCCAACCTGCAGGTGAACCTCGGCATCTCCTGGAACCCCGCACGGGAGGCACAGCGGGAAGGACGAGTGGCCCGCATGGGCTCCCGCCACGCCACGTACCAGGTGCTGCACGTACTCCTGGAGCACGACATTGAGCGGGCGAAGCTCCGCACTCACGAGCGCAAGATCGGGGAAGCGCTCTCGGTTCTCCCTTGGAGGGTCGGCGCATGA